A section of the Deltaproteobacteria bacterium PRO3 genome encodes:
- a CDS encoding SDR family oxidoreductase yields MSLELKGKTALITGASRGIGRAVALKLASLGADIVVHYRKNVEEAEALAGELRERFGVKVAKVAADLSDLAEIQRFIEEVKASHSRLDIFVANAAATAFKPLEQIREHHIAKTMNITVTTFILAMNAFKPLMPPGSKVITVSGIDTKKYCTNHGLLAAAKSALETLTRYYAVEWAAEQIFVHGVNPGLVDTDSLKVYFGSSYEEAKAGLSRLVPMGKLMPTGDVAELVAFLCSRAADWMNGETLYADGGVGFMMPVYSGK; encoded by the coding sequence ATGAGCTTGGAACTCAAAGGTAAAACCGCATTGATTACAGGGGCTTCACGTGGAATCGGCCGGGCCGTCGCGCTTAAGCTGGCCTCGTTGGGCGCCGACATCGTCGTCCACTACCGGAAAAACGTGGAGGAGGCCGAGGCCCTGGCGGGCGAGCTGAGGGAGCGCTTCGGCGTGAAGGTCGCGAAGGTCGCCGCCGATCTTTCGGACTTGGCCGAGATCCAACGTTTTATCGAGGAGGTGAAGGCTTCCCACTCCCGCCTCGATATCTTCGTCGCCAACGCCGCGGCCACCGCTTTTAAACCCCTCGAGCAGATCCGCGAGCACCACATCGCGAAAACGATGAACATCACGGTGACTACGTTCATCCTCGCGATGAACGCCTTCAAGCCCCTGATGCCGCCGGGCAGCAAGGTCATCACCGTCTCGGGCATCGACACCAAGAAGTACTGCACCAACCACGGGCTGCTCGCCGCCGCAAAATCCGCATTGGAGACCCTGACGCGGTACTACGCCGTCGAGTGGGCCGCGGAACAAATCTTCGTCCACGGGGTGAACCCCGGCCTGGTCGACACCGATTCGCTGAAGGTCTACTTCGGCTCCTCCTACGAGGAGGCGAAGGCCGGGCTTTCCCGGCTCGTCCCCATGGGCAAGCTCATGCCCACCGGAGACGTCGCCGAGCTGGTGGCCTTCCTCTGCTCGCGGGCGGCCGACTGGATGAACGGCGAGACGCTCTACGCCGACGGCGGCGTCGGTTTCATGATGCCGGTGTACTCGGGGAAGTGA